A window from Gossypium raimondii isolate GPD5lz chromosome 7, ASM2569854v1, whole genome shotgun sequence encodes these proteins:
- the LOC105771440 gene encoding transcription factor HHO5: MASSSNSLGLKLSLKPTYVPKTITDLMKDLLNIENETDKLAVLSDYISQHEEELNSIAALRGQLPQCMLLLMEALGTLRQEFLKIKNGMVAGKEGDNIDMVLKENSGMKRKRCEKMLEAEQVPNLKCDFKGKGVMMNSSPPHHPSNHKHPKAFRDFVQAPNQNPNSNGGGGLNLRADNRTLLNYKHKPLTQPIWKNNRRSWSPQLHARFVETLHILGGMYEATPKQIREMMNVDGLTNDQVKSHLQKYRLHSRKQQEGCAQQVAKGEDPWDPDRDGGEPMAPAN, from the exons atggcttCATCAAGCAATTCTCTTGGGCTGAAACTGAGTCTTAAACCAACTTATGTGCCCAAAACCATCACTGATCTCATGAAAGATCTCCTAAATATCGAGAATGAAACTGATAAGTTAGCTGTGTTGAGCGATTATATCAGTCAACATGAAGAAGAACTCAACAGCATTGCTGCTTTGAGAGGTCAACTTCCTCAATGCATGCTGCTGTTAATGGAGG CACTCGGAACACTGAGACAGGAGTTTCTGAAGATAAAAAATGGGATGGTAGCTGGTAAAGAAGGTGATAATATTGATATGGTTTTGAAGGAGAATTCTGGAATGAAGAGGAAACGTTGTGAAAAAATGCTAGAAGCTGAACAAGTTCCAAACCTAAAGTGTGATTTCAAAGGCAAGGGTGTGATGATGAACTCATCTCCTCCTCATCACCCATCCAACCATAAGCACCCCAAAGCATTCAGAGACTTTGTTCAG GCCCCAAATCAGAATCCGAACAGCAATGGTGGAGGTGGGTTGAACCTGAGGGCTGATAATCGAACCCTTCTGAATTATAAGCACAAGCCACTGACTCAACCAATTTGGAAGAACAACAGGCGATCTTGGTCGCCCCAGCTTCATGCAAGGTTTGTGGAGACCTTGCATATCCTTGGAGGCATGTATG AGGCGACTCCTAAGCAAATCAGAGAGATGATGAACGTTGATGGCCTCACTAATGATCAAGTGAAGAGCCACCTTCAG AAATATCGACTTCACAGCCGCAAGCAGCAGGAGGGTTGCGCACAGCAGGTGGCGAAAGGTGAAGATCCATGGGACCCAGATAGGGATGGCGGTGAGCCTATGGCACCGGCAAACTAA